The Polyangium mundeleinium genome contains the following window.
ACTATCGCACAGCTCCTCGCCGGGCAAAAGCCCGGACCACGCGGCCGCGCGCGCTGCCCTCGTCGACCCGGGGAATTCTCGCTTTCCCCTATGCCCTCCCGCTCGTTCGCCCTCGCGCTCGCCCGCACCGCCGCCTGCGAGCTCTTCGGCGAGCGCACCCCACGCCGCAGACGTTCCTCATCGTGCCCGAGCCCGGCTCTCCCGGCAGGTTCGTCGTGGCGCGGCGCACGCGCTTGGCCGGGTTCGTCGGGCTTGCGGGCGCTGGGGGTGTCCTGACTTGGTCGAGCGGTAGCTGAGAGAGCGCCCGCTACTCGGGCGCCCCCGCTTCGATCCACGCGTGCACCGCCGAGGCGGAGTCTCCCCAGGAGACAGGATGGCCCCCGCCCATCGGGACGGTGTAATAGGGGCTGGCCCCGGGATCGCCTGGCGTGACGCGGGCTCTCGCGTTGCGATAGACGCTCATCGCTCCGCCCGGCATTCGCTCGTGGCAGCCGTCGCAGCGTTCCTTGGCGAGGGGACCGATCCCTTCCTTGAACCTCGCCGGTACCAATGGCGCGGACGCGGCATCCGCGCATGCCGGAAGACCCAAGCCGACGAAGAAAACGAACCAGAGGAGCTTGCTCACCCTCGCAGGCGCGGAGAGCGCGACGTCCTTGCGTGATGCCGGGCGAATGCCTACCACGGTGACCTCCTGTGCGAGCGGCGCTCGACGGGATGCGCCGCAAATGGGGTTTCATGCAGCCCACGGGCCGCGCAGCCATGATCCTGGTCGCTCGCTTCACATTCCTGCCCGCAAACACGTCGTACCGAGCGTGGTCTCATGCTTGCAAAAGGCGAGCTCGTGCTGAAGCTCCCGTCCTGCTTCCCCGTGCTCGTTGCCACCACCCTTGCGGTGACGCCCGCGCTCACGTGGGCGTGTTCCGCAGGCGCGGACGCGCTCACCTGGTACGGATTCGCGCGATTCACGGGGTTTGCCGCTGCTGGCCTGTTCGCGGTCTCGATGCTGCTCATGCTGCGCCTGACCTGGCTCGATCGGGCGTTCCGAGGCCTCGGTCACGTCTACCAGGCCCATCACGCGCTCGGAGTAGCAGGGTTCCTGCTGCTCCTCGTCCACCCGCTCGCGCTTGCGCTCGGCGCCTTTCTGGTGGAGCCGGCTGCGGCGCTTCGTCTCCTCTGGCCCAATCCGTCGTCCAAGGTCGTATTCTCGGGCTGGCTCGCGTTGCTCCTGTTCCTCGTTTTCTTCGTCGTGACCGTCGCGCAACGCATACCATTTCATCGCTGGCGTCGATTGCATCGGGCCATGGGGCTGGCGTACGGCGCCATGGGATGGCACCTGGTTGCGACCTACCGCGGCTCGGTGGCTGGCGGACTCGCGCTCGGGCTCGTCGCCCTGGGGGTTCTGGGCTTCGCGCATCGCCTCCTCGCGCAAGATCCGCCGTCGCGAGGCCTCCGCTACCGGATCACCAGCGCGCGGCGCCGCGGACCGAAGGTCGTGGATCTCGTGCTCGAGCCCCTCGACAAGAAACTCCGCTTCGAGGCGGGACAGTTCGTGTATCTGGCCATGCGCGATTCTCCCGACTATCAGGCGTGCGCCGAGTCCCACCCTTACACCCTGACCGGTCATCCCGACGATCCACGCCTCCACGTCTCGGTCAAAGCGCTGGGCTTCTGTACGCGGCACATCCAGGAGGTCACGGTCGGCACGGAGGCCGCCGTCCAGGGGCCTTTCGGAGGGTTATTTCCCCCGAGAACCATGAATCGACCGCAAGTCTGGATCGGCGGCGGGATCGGCGTGACGCCGTTTCTGGGCCGCGCGTCGATCATCGCCGCGGACGGGCCCTCGATCGACATCGTCTACTGCGCCGCGAAGGAAGGCGCGGCGCTCTACCTGGAGGATCTCCGTACGCTCACCCGGGATCGCCCAAACATTTGTGTTCACACGATTTACGAGGACACGGACGGGCTGCCGACGGTCCCCGCTATCGAATCACGCGTGGGCTCGCTCGAAGGGAAAGAGCTCATGCTCGCCGGTCCGCCCGCCATGGTGGACGCTCTCCGACGAGCTCTGCGCGCGCGCGGCGTGCCAGCGGCACACATTCATGCCGAGGAGGGCATGGCGCGATGAACACCCGGCGTGTCGTCCTCGTCGCCGCGCTCGCCTTCGTGCTCGCGTGGGGCACGCTCGTGAGCCTGGCGGTGCAGAGATCCCGGCATCCCGTCGCACCCCGAGAGGCGCGGCTCCTGAGCCGCGCCGAGGTTGCGCACCACGACCGCCCCGAGGATTGCTGGCTGGTGATCCGCGGCAAGGCGTACGACGTCACCAAGTATCTCTCCGCGCATCCCGCGCCGCCACGAACGATCACCGACCACTGCGGCAAGGAGAGCACCTCGGCCTTCGAGACCAAGGAACGCGGGCGGGCCCATTCCCCGCAGGCCTGGCAGCTCCTCGAGATCTACCTCGTCGGCGAGGTGCGGGATTGAGCTAGGCGCCGAGCAGATGCTACGCCGAGCGGGGCAGGGGCGGACGTGCCTGACGAGAAATGCACCCAAGGAGAGCGTGGACGCTCCGCGCGTGAAACCATCGGGAGCCCCCGCGGAAACGGCGAAACGCTCGTTCCCGAAGTTCGGAACGAGCCGCATCCCGCGGCGGGACGTGTTCCCGGAGAGGGGAACGTCCCCGGAAGCGGATCCCGGAGCGTTCCACGTCGTGGGAGGCGGCTCGGGTGCGGCGGCGATCCGCGTTGCGAGAAAGGGGAAGCTTCCCGGAAGCGACGCGGAGCGCGTTGCGCGGAAGGGGAACGACTCCGGAGACGGATCCGCGAGCGCTCCGCGAAGGAGGAATCGACCTCGGCGCAGAGGCGTGGGGCGTTCCGCCAAAGGGGAATCGGACGGGCAACGGATTCGGGCGCGTTGCGACGGCGTGGAGGCGGTTTCGAAGCGGCGCGGGCCTGCGTGAGAGAGGGAGGAGGCAGCACCGGGCCGCGCCCTTGAAGGGAACAACCAGGCGCAAAGGCTTCCCGGACGAGCGCCGGACGAATCCGAGGAGGGGAAAGGAACGACGACGACCTTCCGGGGAGGATGCAGGACGTTGGCAGAGGGCGCGGAGCGACCGACGAACGATTTCGAACCTTCGGAGGGAAGCCCGGCACGTGAACGCGGTTGGTCCTGGACGAACCAAGGGTTTGCCCACGAACATCCAAGGTTCGTCCGAGGAGAGGGTTCGTCTTGACCGACCGATGATCCCGGGTGTAGGTTGGGCGGCATGAAGTACCTACACCTCGCAAGCACGGTCCTCTTCGCGATTTCCGTCTCCTCCTCGGCGCTGGCGGAGGAGCCCTCTCTGGAGCCTCCCAAGCCCGAGCCCCTCGAGATCCCGTACACGTCGTACACGACCGGTCGAGCGCACGAATTGTTCTACCCGCCGGCGCTGCGGCTCCTCCGCGAAGCCCAAGCCCTCGAAAAGGAAGGGAAGGCGCAGGCAGCGCTCGACAAGTACCGGGACGCCTACGATCGCCAGCGCTTATCCGACGTGCAACTCGAGCTCGCGTTTGCCCAGGCTCGCATGGGCCTCTACCTGCCGGCCGCTCGGAACCTGGCCGAGGTCATGGCGATTGGATACGTGAAGGGCAGGACCGTACATACAGACGAGGAGGTGCACGCCGTCCGTAAGGCCGTAAAGGCTCGGATCGGGACGATTGTCCCACGCGTCAACATCCCCGGCGTTCGCCTCACGGTGGATGGCGAGGAGGTCACGGATTGGCCGTTCTCCGAGGAGTTTTATGTGGAGCCGGGAACGCACACCATCAAGTCGATCGCCGACGGGTATTATTTCAATGAGACGACCGTCGAACTCAAGGCGGGAGAGCAGAAGGTCCTCAATATTGCGATGCAGCAGCGGATCCAAAGTCACTATGTTGCGTTCCCGGCGGCGCCCATGAACGTTTCCATCCACGCGAACATATCGAGAGCGACGAACGACCCGCCCACGTGGCCTCGAAACCTGATGATTGCCAGCGCGGTCAGCATGGGCTTGGGGATCGGGGGGCTCGCGACGGGTCTCGTCTTCGTGAACAACGCGGAGTCGAAGTCGGACGCAGCGACATGGACGGGGGTCGCTGCTGCTGGAGGAATGCTCCTCGGGCTGGGCGTGATCGGGATGGGCATCGGCGTCGCCAGTCGTCCCGAGCCGCCTCCCCCGAATGTCATCATCACGCCGCAGTTCGCGAAGGGCGCGGGCGGCGTGCAGGTCACCGGCACGATCCCTTGACGGTTCCGTCGCCATGCCAAGCCCTCGCGCTGGAAAGCGTTCCGGCCGCCGCTTCCTCGGCCCGGCAGAGCCCGGTTGATGGTCCCCCCTGAGGCGAGATCCCTGCGTGATCCCGCAGAGCGCCGGACCGGCGAGCTGTTCTGCGTTCTCGGGTAACCAGCCTCTGGTGGAGCACCATCCGTCCGTGCGACACTGCTGGCGAGCCCAACCGCGTCCAATGGCCCGCCTGATCCAGCACATCGTCGAACCGCCGCGCGCCTGCTCGTACATCC
Protein-coding sequences here:
- a CDS encoding ferredoxin reductase family protein; the encoded protein is MLAKGELVLKLPSCFPVLVATTLAVTPALTWACSAGADALTWYGFARFTGFAAAGLFAVSMLLMLRLTWLDRAFRGLGHVYQAHHALGVAGFLLLLVHPLALALGAFLVEPAAALRLLWPNPSSKVVFSGWLALLLFLVFFVVTVAQRIPFHRWRRLHRAMGLAYGAMGWHLVATYRGSVAGGLALGLVALGVLGFAHRLLAQDPPSRGLRYRITSARRRGPKVVDLVLEPLDKKLRFEAGQFVYLAMRDSPDYQACAESHPYTLTGHPDDPRLHVSVKALGFCTRHIQEVTVGTEAAVQGPFGGLFPPRTMNRPQVWIGGGIGVTPFLGRASIIAADGPSIDIVYCAAKEGAALYLEDLRTLTRDRPNICVHTIYEDTDGLPTVPAIESRVGSLEGKELMLAGPPAMVDALRRALRARGVPAAHIHAEEGMAR
- a CDS encoding cytochrome b5 domain-containing protein, translating into MNTRRVVLVAALAFVLAWGTLVSLAVQRSRHPVAPREARLLSRAEVAHHDRPEDCWLVIRGKAYDVTKYLSAHPAPPRTITDHCGKESTSAFETKERGRAHSPQAWQLLEIYLVGEVRD